Proteins encoded within one genomic window of Lysinibacillus sphaericus:
- a CDS encoding tetratricopeptide repeat protein encodes MEKKRQKEKQTNVVSFIPTGDYYYKKSIQAMNSGQMDKAYKYLQRAVDLSPDDPMILLQLAIVELEGQGFEEAYDLLRRAYQLDPNEPEIIFYMAEVSGCVGIIQDAKRFAEQYLEMEPEGAYADEAAEILDFVAFEHNEYEELEGSGEDLYRQEQARRCMEKGDFPEAINILEQLVEDRPEFWSAYNNLALAYFYVGEAEQAKAILNTVLRENKGNLHALCNLTVIAYYEKNDEELNALLEVLVKIQPYAWDHRYKLGATLALIGQYETAFKWLRSMQKRGYLGDPGFYFWLSHAAYFSGYDDIAKNAWEQLLELDPDKEGFEPWRQQENTYELDALEHDRDFIVAKLESEYISDRLFGLFLLRGTAHKQEIIAHPKWIDVEQFGAFEKLFLAYALGHQFDEKNKVEASFLRAVRVPEILLEHYGKLTTIVAPMFQMWFVLCEQALSQNYRFTNPAAIAGANDFLFRSSRMLKVTKKEIAEQYGISVATLSKYIDEILMYLPTS; translated from the coding sequence TTGGAAAAGAAACGTCAAAAAGAGAAGCAAACGAATGTCGTATCGTTCATTCCAACAGGCGACTATTATTATAAAAAATCAATTCAAGCGATGAATAGTGGTCAAATGGATAAAGCCTATAAATACTTACAACGTGCTGTAGATTTAAGTCCAGATGATCCTATGATTTTATTGCAATTAGCGATTGTAGAGTTAGAAGGTCAAGGTTTTGAGGAAGCCTATGATCTGCTTCGTCGTGCCTATCAATTAGACCCAAATGAGCCAGAAATTATTTTTTATATGGCTGAGGTATCAGGATGTGTCGGCATTATTCAAGATGCCAAACGCTTTGCAGAGCAATACTTAGAAATGGAACCTGAGGGTGCATATGCGGATGAAGCGGCAGAAATATTAGACTTTGTTGCTTTTGAGCACAATGAATATGAAGAGCTGGAAGGCAGTGGCGAGGATTTATATCGGCAGGAGCAAGCACGTCGTTGCATGGAAAAGGGTGACTTTCCAGAAGCAATCAATATTTTAGAACAATTAGTAGAAGATAGACCGGAATTTTGGTCAGCATACAATAATTTAGCTTTAGCTTATTTTTATGTAGGTGAAGCGGAACAGGCTAAAGCGATTTTGAACACGGTTTTGCGTGAGAATAAAGGGAATCTCCATGCATTGTGTAATCTAACGGTTATTGCCTACTATGAGAAAAATGATGAGGAATTAAATGCTCTTTTAGAAGTATTGGTGAAAATTCAACCTTATGCTTGGGATCATCGTTACAAATTGGGCGCAACGCTTGCACTGATTGGTCAATATGAAACTGCATTTAAATGGCTACGAAGCATGCAGAAGCGTGGTTATTTAGGAGATCCAGGGTTTTACTTTTGGTTATCTCATGCGGCCTACTTTTCTGGTTACGATGATATTGCCAAAAATGCTTGGGAGCAGTTGCTTGAGTTAGATCCAGATAAAGAAGGTTTTGAACCTTGGCGTCAGCAGGAAAATACATATGAGCTTGACGCATTAGAGCATGATCGTGACTTCATTGTAGCGAAGCTTGAAAGTGAGTATATAAGTGATCGTTTATTTGGCTTATTTTTATTACGAGGAACAGCGCATAAGCAGGAAATCATTGCGCATCCTAAATGGATAGATGTAGAGCAATTTGGTGCTTTTGAAAAGCTTTTTTTAGCTTATGCACTCGGCCATCAGTTTGATGAGAAAAACAAAGTAGAGGCAAGTTTTTTAAGAGCCGTACGTGTACCCGAGATTTTGTTGGAGCACTATGGAAAGTTGACGACAATCGTCGCACCAATGTTCCAAATGTGGTTCGTGCTTTGTGAACAAGCACTTAGTCAAAATTATCGCTTTACAAATCCGGCTGCTATTGCAGGTGCAAATGACTTTTTATTCCGCTCATCTCGCATGTTGAAGGTGACGAAAAAAGAAATCGCAGAGCAATATGGCATATCTGTAGCAACATTATCGAAATATATAGATGAAATATTAATGTACTTACCAACGAGTTAA
- the trxB gene encoding thioredoxin-disulfide reductase, translating into MSEEKIYDVVIIGAGPAGMTAAVYTSRANLSTLMIERGIPGGQMANTEEVENYPGFDTILGPELSTKMFEHAKKFGAEYAYGDVSEIIDGEEYKTIKSGAKEYKTRSIILSTGAEYKKMGVPGEKELGGRGVSYCAVCDGAFFKQKNLVVVGGGDSAVEEGVYLTRFADKVTIVHRRDKLRAQKILQDRAFANDKIDFIWNATVKEINEADGKVGSVTLQSTVDGTESEFAADGVFIYIGMLPLTKPFESLGILNEAGYIVTNDNMETNVPGIFAAGDVREKTLRQIVTATGDGSIAAQAAQHYVEELLEKINA; encoded by the coding sequence ATGTCAGAAGAAAAAATTTATGATGTTGTAATTATTGGTGCAGGTCCTGCCGGAATGACTGCGGCTGTTTATACATCACGTGCAAATCTTTCAACATTAATGATTGAACGTGGTATCCCTGGTGGACAAATGGCGAATACGGAAGAAGTAGAAAACTATCCAGGATTTGATACTATTTTAGGGCCTGAGCTATCTACTAAAATGTTCGAGCATGCGAAAAAATTTGGTGCTGAATATGCTTACGGTGATGTCTCAGAAATCATTGATGGTGAAGAATATAAAACGATAAAATCAGGTGCTAAGGAATATAAAACACGCTCAATTATACTTTCTACTGGTGCAGAGTATAAAAAAATGGGTGTACCTGGTGAAAAAGAGCTTGGTGGACGTGGTGTCAGCTATTGTGCTGTATGTGATGGTGCATTCTTTAAACAAAAAAATCTCGTTGTCGTAGGTGGCGGAGATTCTGCTGTTGAAGAAGGTGTGTATTTAACGCGTTTTGCTGATAAAGTAACAATTGTTCACCGTCGTGATAAATTACGTGCACAAAAAATTCTACAAGATCGTGCATTTGCAAACGACAAAATTGATTTCATTTGGAATGCAACAGTGAAAGAAATTAACGAAGCTGATGGTAAAGTAGGCAGCGTTACATTGCAATCAACTGTCGATGGCACAGAATCTGAATTTGCGGCTGATGGCGTATTTATTTACATTGGGATGTTGCCATTAACAAAACCTTTTGAATCACTAGGCATTTTAAATGAAGCTGGTTATATTGTGACTAACGACAATATGGAAACAAATGTACCAGGTATTTTTGCTGCTGGGGATGTGCGTGAAAAAACGCTTCGTCAAATCGTTACTGCGACTGGCGATGGCAGTATTGCGGCGCAAGCAGCACAACATTATGTTGAAGAATTACTAGAAAAAATTAACGCATAA
- a CDS encoding NUDIX hydrolase, with protein sequence MQRIANLIAVKDGQVLLLQKPRRGWYVAPGGKMESGESIYEAALREFQEETNVIPLKAHLKGVYTMVIKEDNVKVDEWMLYTFVAKDIEGVPFEETREGKLAWHPIEDLKHLPMAEGDRTNLQFAVSQSGIQYGTFEYTKDFELLHEKIQISIEQ encoded by the coding sequence ATGCAAAGAATTGCAAACTTAATCGCCGTAAAAGACGGCCAAGTATTATTACTTCAAAAGCCGAGACGTGGCTGGTATGTAGCACCAGGCGGGAAAATGGAGAGCGGTGAGTCTATTTATGAGGCTGCTTTACGTGAGTTTCAGGAAGAAACAAATGTAATCCCATTGAAAGCGCATTTAAAAGGTGTCTATACGATGGTTATTAAAGAAGATAACGTTAAGGTAGATGAATGGATGTTGTATACTTTTGTAGCGAAGGATATAGAAGGTGTACCATTCGAAGAAACAAGAGAAGGTAAGCTTGCATGGCACCCAATTGAGGATTTGAAACATTTGCCAATGGCTGAAGGTGACCGAACAAATTTACAATTTGCTGTATCACAATCAGGCATTCAGTACGGTACATTCGAATACACGAAGGATTTTGAATTACTTCATGAAAAAATACAAATATCAATAGAACAATAA
- the rapZ gene encoding RNase adapter RapZ, whose protein sequence is MTVVVESQQHELVIITGMSGAGKTVAIQSFEDLGYYCIDNLPPALLTTFLTLLRDSGKNITRIAAVMDMRGGDFFDSLIGALDHILKEGDIVARILFLDADDQTLVRRYKETRRAHPLAVTGLPLDGIKQERILLSEVKGRAKFVYNTSNMKPKELREKIVNEFASDADHTFSINIMSFGFKHGMPIDADLVFDVRFLKNPYYVEELRHKTGLQTEVSSYVLALEDTQILIQKLTDLFEFMVPLYKQEGKSQLVIAFGCTGGQHRSVTLAEYFGACLAKNENAVISHRDINRRKD, encoded by the coding sequence ATGACAGTGGTGGTTGAAAGTCAACAACATGAATTGGTCATTATTACAGGAATGTCTGGAGCTGGAAAAACGGTAGCTATTCAAAGCTTTGAGGATTTAGGGTATTACTGTATTGATAATTTACCACCAGCGTTACTCACAACTTTTTTAACTTTACTTAGAGATTCAGGTAAAAATATTACACGTATTGCCGCGGTCATGGATATGCGTGGCGGTGACTTTTTCGATTCGCTCATTGGTGCGCTTGACCATATATTAAAAGAAGGCGATATTGTTGCGCGGATTTTATTTTTAGATGCTGATGATCAGACGCTTGTAAGACGATATAAGGAAACAAGACGTGCACACCCATTAGCTGTAACCGGTTTACCTTTAGATGGTATTAAACAAGAACGTATACTTCTATCTGAAGTGAAGGGCCGCGCTAAATTTGTTTATAATACCTCCAACATGAAACCAAAAGAGTTACGCGAGAAAATTGTCAATGAATTTGCAAGCGATGCAGATCATACTTTTTCAATTAATATTATGTCCTTTGGATTTAAACATGGTATGCCAATAGATGCAGATTTAGTATTTGATGTGCGCTTTTTAAAAAATCCATATTATGTGGAGGAATTGCGCCATAAAACAGGTTTGCAAACAGAAGTTTCTTCTTATGTATTAGCGTTAGAGGATACACAAATCCTAATTCAAAAACTAACGGATTTGTTTGAATTTATGGTACCGCTTTATAAACAAGAGGGGAAATCACAACTTGTCATTGCTTTTGGTTGTACAGGAGGACAGCATCGTTCGGTGACGTTGGCAGAATATTTTGGTGCTTGCTTAGCCAAAAATGAAAATGCTGTGATATCGCACCGTGACATCAATCGAAGAAAGGATTGA
- a CDS encoding gluconeogenesis factor YvcK family protein — protein sequence MGKKHTRLVVIGGGTGLSTLLRGLKHHPFDITAIVTVADDGGSSGRLRDDYDIPPPGDVRNVIAALSDVEPLVEQMFQYRFSVSDDLNGHSLGNLMLTALTDITGDFSHAISEMGKVLKVHGRVIPAANKKITLHAELEDGVIIEGESKIPTASKRINRVFLVPENVQPLPEAIRAINRADYILIGPGSLYTSIIPNLLVKAIGEAVVKARGRKIYVCNLMTQKGETISYTAGDHVQAIHKHVGNSFIDSILVNDEQLPHPVKELYKEECAEPVTFDVGKLESMGLEVIKRDIATIRPDGTVRHNAANVAKWLVDYAKILPKK from the coding sequence ATGGGGAAAAAGCATACAAGGCTAGTTGTAATAGGTGGTGGTACTGGCCTTTCCACGTTACTGCGTGGTTTAAAGCATCACCCGTTTGATATCACTGCAATCGTAACAGTTGCGGATGATGGTGGTTCCTCAGGACGTCTACGTGATGACTATGATATCCCCCCACCAGGGGATGTCCGCAATGTCATCGCTGCATTATCAGACGTGGAGCCACTTGTTGAGCAAATGTTTCAATATCGTTTTTCTGTATCAGATGATTTGAACGGTCATTCTTTAGGTAATTTAATGTTAACGGCTTTAACAGATATAACTGGGGATTTTAGCCATGCTATTAGTGAGATGGGAAAAGTGCTAAAAGTACATGGGCGAGTGATTCCAGCTGCTAATAAAAAGATTACTTTACATGCCGAGTTAGAAGATGGCGTAATAATTGAAGGTGAGTCTAAAATCCCGACAGCATCAAAACGCATTAACCGCGTTTTTTTAGTGCCTGAAAATGTGCAACCGCTACCAGAAGCAATACGGGCAATTAATCGGGCAGACTATATTTTAATAGGACCTGGAAGCTTATATACGAGTATTATTCCGAATTTGCTTGTGAAAGCAATTGGGGAGGCTGTTGTAAAAGCAAGGGGTCGCAAAATTTATGTATGTAATTTAATGACTCAAAAAGGTGAGACAATTTCCTATACAGCAGGTGACCATGTGCAAGCGATACACAAGCATGTTGGTAATTCTTTTATCGATTCTATTTTAGTCAATGATGAGCAACTGCCACATCCTGTAAAAGAACTATATAAAGAAGAATGTGCAGAGCCTGTAACATTTGATGTAGGAAAGCTTGAAAGTATGGGATTAGAAGTTATTAAACGAGATATTGCAACCATTCGACCTGATGGGACAGTTCGCCATAATGCGGCAAATGTTGCAAAATGGCTTGTGGATTATGCAAAAATCTTACCCAAAAAGTAA
- the whiA gene encoding DNA-binding protein WhiA: MSFASETKKELTQVEADDYCMKAEVSALIRMNGSLSFANKQLSLDVQTENAAIARRLYTIMKKLYPYNVELLVRKKMRLKKNNVYICRVREGARELLINLAIISDDFQFNHTISKELIKKSGHKRAYLRGAFLAGGSVNNPETSAYHLEIYSLYKEHGEALMDLMNEFELNAKTIERKKGFVTYLKEAEKISDFLNIVGAHQAMMKFEDVRILRDMRNSVNRIVNCETANLNKTIGAALRQVENIRFIENSIGLDQLPEKLREIARLRVEYQDVTLKELGEMVSSGTVSKSGVNHRLRKIDEIADALRRGEKIGG, translated from the coding sequence ATGTCATTTGCTTCAGAAACAAAAAAAGAGCTTACACAGGTAGAAGCGGACGACTACTGTATGAAAGCGGAAGTATCCGCGTTAATTCGTATGAATGGTTCGTTATCTTTTGCTAACAAACAACTTAGCTTAGACGTGCAAACCGAAAATGCTGCAATCGCACGAAGGCTTTATACGATAATGAAGAAGTTGTATCCATATAATGTGGAGCTACTTGTACGTAAGAAAATGCGATTGAAAAAAAATAATGTGTATATATGTCGTGTACGTGAAGGTGCACGGGAATTGCTCATTAATTTAGCTATTATTTCAGATGATTTTCAATTTAATCATACGATTTCTAAAGAGCTGATTAAAAAGAGTGGTCATAAAAGAGCCTACTTACGTGGAGCGTTTTTAGCAGGTGGCTCGGTAAATAATCCAGAAACGTCTGCCTATCATTTAGAAATTTATTCTTTGTATAAAGAGCATGGTGAGGCATTAATGGATTTAATGAACGAATTTGAATTGAATGCAAAAACCATTGAACGCAAGAAGGGCTTTGTGACATACTTAAAGGAAGCGGAAAAGATTTCCGACTTTTTAAATATTGTCGGAGCCCATCAAGCCATGATGAAATTTGAAGATGTTCGTATATTACGCGATATGCGCAATAGTGTGAATCGTATTGTGAACTGTGAGACAGCAAACTTGAATAAAACAATAGGTGCTGCACTGCGTCAGGTAGAAAATATTCGATTTATCGAAAATTCCATTGGCTTGGATCAGTTGCCTGAAAAACTGCGCGAAATTGCACGCCTACGTGTGGAATATCAAGATGTGACGTTAAAAGAACTTGGTGAAATGGTATCAAGTGGAACGGTTAGTAAATCAGGAGTCAATCATCGATTGCGTAAAATAGACGAAATAGCAGATGCATTAAGAAGAGGTGAAAAGATAGGCGGTTAA
- a CDS encoding HPr family phosphocarrier protein has translation MTEKTVQVKLKLGLQARQAALFVQEANRFSADIFLEKDDKKVNAKSIMGVMSLAIAKGTKVVLSSEGSDAEQAVSSLAALIEKED, from the coding sequence ATGACTGAAAAAACAGTCCAGGTAAAATTAAAATTAGGACTTCAAGCTAGACAAGCAGCGTTGTTTGTACAGGAAGCAAATCGTTTCAGCGCTGATATTTTTCTTGAGAAAGACGATAAAAAAGTAAATGCCAAATCCATTATGGGTGTAATGAGCTTAGCCATTGCAAAAGGCACGAAGGTTGTTTTAAGCAGTGAAGGTAGCGATGCAGAGCAAGCGGTTTCATCCTTAGCTGCGCTTATTGAAAAGGAAGACTAA
- the clpP gene encoding ATP-dependent Clp endopeptidase proteolytic subunit ClpP yields the protein MNLIPTVIEQTSRGERAYDIYSRLLKDRIILLGSAIDDNVANSIVAQLLFLEAEDPDKDISLYINSPGGSITAGMAIYDTMQFIKPKVQTICIGMAASMGAFLLAAGEPGKRYALPNAEVMIHQPLGGAQGQATEIEIAAKRILFLREKLNGILSERTGQPLEVISRDTDRDNFMTAERAKEYGLIDHIFVRNER from the coding sequence ATGAATTTAATTCCTACAGTTATTGAACAAACAAGTCGTGGTGAACGTGCTTATGACATTTATTCACGACTACTAAAAGACCGTATTATCCTATTAGGTAGTGCGATTGATGACAACGTTGCAAACTCAATCGTTGCACAGCTTCTATTCTTAGAAGCAGAAGATCCAGATAAAGATATTTCTCTTTACATTAACTCACCAGGTGGTTCGATTACAGCTGGTATGGCAATCTACGATACAATGCAATTCATCAAGCCAAAAGTACAAACAATTTGTATTGGTATGGCTGCATCTATGGGTGCTTTCCTACTTGCTGCTGGTGAACCTGGTAAACGTTATGCATTACCAAATGCAGAAGTAATGATTCACCAACCACTTGGTGGTGCACAAGGTCAAGCGACTGAAATTGAAATTGCGGCAAAACGCATTTTATTCCTTCGTGAAAAATTAAATGGTATTTTATCTGAACGTACAGGTCAGCCATTAGAAGTCATCTCAAGAGATACAGACCGTGATAACTTCATGACAGCTGAACGTGCGAAAGAATACGGCTTAATCGACCATATTTTTGTACGTAACGAACGCTAA
- a CDS encoding basic amino acid ABC transporter substrate-binding protein: protein MKKRFWTLLMIVAAFTLVLAGCGAKEDTSTGDAPADGGAKDKVYKVGTEATFAPFESIDDKGNIVGLDVDILQAIADEMGFKVEWENIGWEPVFQTIKNGETHIGASGITINEERKASFDFTEPYYESQLLIVVKEDSDIKSLADLKDKKISVQINATGHMAAKKLQGDASTNIMAFENQPVAIQEMLNGNVDATIGDNAVIYEYIKANPNAKLKVIEDDAFEKEYYGFMVKKGNTELLKLLNEGLQKIKDNGKLAEITGQDFK, encoded by the coding sequence ATGAAAAAACGTTTTTGGACGTTATTGATGATCGTGGCGGCATTTACGCTTGTGCTAGCGGGCTGCGGTGCTAAAGAAGACACATCTACTGGTGATGCACCGGCTGATGGTGGCGCGAAGGACAAGGTGTATAAGGTAGGAACAGAGGCTACATTTGCACCGTTCGAGTCAATTGACGATAAAGGCAATATTGTAGGATTAGATGTCGATATTTTGCAAGCGATTGCTGATGAAATGGGCTTTAAAGTAGAATGGGAAAACATTGGCTGGGAGCCAGTATTCCAAACAATTAAAAATGGTGAAACACATATCGGTGCATCTGGTATTACGATCAATGAAGAACGTAAAGCATCATTTGATTTTACAGAACCATATTATGAATCTCAATTATTAATCGTTGTAAAAGAAGATTCTGATATTAAGTCATTAGCTGATTTAAAAGATAAAAAGATTTCAGTACAAATTAATGCAACGGGTCATATGGCAGCAAAAAAATTACAAGGCGATGCAAGTACAAACATTATGGCATTTGAAAACCAACCAGTTGCTATTCAAGAAATGTTAAACGGTAACGTAGATGCAACAATTGGCGACAATGCAGTTATTTACGAATATATCAAGGCAAATCCAAATGCAAAACTTAAAGTAATTGAAGATGATGCATTTGAAAAAGAATACTATGGCTTTATGGTAAAAAAAGGCAATACGGAGTTATTAAAACTATTAAATGAAGGTCTACAAAAAATTAAAGACAATGGTAAATTAGCAGAAATTACTGGTCAGGACTTTAAGTAA